A DNA window from Arachis hypogaea cultivar Tifrunner chromosome 18, arahy.Tifrunner.gnm2.J5K5, whole genome shotgun sequence contains the following coding sequences:
- the LOC112772389 gene encoding F-box protein AFR, producing the protein MAVLETTNTKIKSKNKNKNNIIEEPLIPGLPNEIAELCLLHLPYPYQSLARAVSSSWNRAITNPSFQQCKKTLSRPYLFLFSFHKLTRKFYCHLLDHRTRSSTAAARWFTLPLPPSPITCYGKLLTIAGTMRFGTLIFSTAMSQWSSASALASAAAGTFFTEEGENGKIVAVHGGASLGAKIYDAESDTWRNGARVEVENEVASFEAVENEGKVFVTEGWRWPFTVIPRGWVYDTRSDTWQGMGIGMREGWSGVAVAVAGRVFRIPEYGDGDVKVYEERSDTWRLVRGRFPREKVKRPLKAKGLDGKMYVAGCGLNVAIGSVVSLCGEGGKRQRQEEGRNDSVCIELKWEVVEAPGGFRELEACHCQVLYA; encoded by the coding sequence atggcAGTACTCGAAACCACGAACAccaagatcaaaagcaagaacaagaacaagaacaatatCATAGAGGAGCCACTGATTCCGGGACTACCTAACGAAATTGCAGAGCTATGTCTTCTTCATCTTCCGTACCCATACCAATCACTAGCACGAGCTGTTTCATCTTCATGGAACAGAGCCATAACTAACCCTTCGTTTCAACAATGCAAGAAAACACTCTCTCGCCCTTACCTCTTCCTCTTCTCGTTCCACAAACTAACCAGAAAGTTCTATTGCCACCTCCTCGACCACCGTACGCGTTCTTCTACCGCCGCTGCTAGATGGTTCACGCTTCCGCTGCCGCCGTCGCCGATCACGTGCTATGGTAAACTACTAACCATAGCCGGAACAATGCGTTTTGGAACTCTTATCTTTAGCACCGCGATGAGCCAGTGGTCGTCGGCGTCGGCGTTGGCGTCAGCTGCGGCGGGGACATTCTTTACGGAGGAGGGGGAAAACGGAAAAATCGTGGCGGTTCATGGAGGCGCGAGCCTGGGCGCGAAAATCTACGATGCGGAGAGTGACACGTGGCGGAACGGGGCGAGAGTGGAGGTTGAGAATGAGGTTGCGTCTTTTGAGGCAGTGGAAAACGAAGGGAAGGTGTTCGTTACGGAAGGGTGGAGGTGGCCGTTTACGGTGATCCCGAGGGGTTGGGTGTACGATACGCGAAGTGACACGTGGCAAGGAATGGGGATAGGGATGAGGGAAGGGTGGAGCGGGGTGGCGGTTGCGGTGGCGGGGAGGGTTTTTAGGATCCCGGAGTACGGGGATGGGGATGTGAAGGTTTACGAGGAGAGGAGCGACACGTGGCGGCTGGTGAGAGGGCGGTTTCCGAGGGAGAAGGTGAAAAGGCCGTTGAAGGCGAAGGGATTGGATGGGAAGATGTACGTGGCGGGGTGTGGGTTGAACGTGGCGATTGGGAGCGTGGTTTCATTGTGTGGAGAAGGAGGGAAACGACAACGACAGGAAGAGGGACGAAACGACAGTGTTTGTATAGAGTTGAAGTGGGAGGTTGTGGAAGCACCTGGGGGATTTCGTGAATTGGAGGCGTGTCATTGCCAGGTTCTGTATGCTTAG